The segment GCGATTGCCTCCGCCTTTGGCGAACGCATTCCCGTAGGCCACTATCCTTTGTACGTGCTGTTCCTCGACATCGATCCGGAGCGGGTGGATGTCAATGTGCATCCCACCAAAAACGAAGTAAAGTTCGCGGACCCAAAAATGCTGTATGATCTGGTCCGCGGCGCCATCAAGCGGGCGTTGCAGACGGATTCGATCGTTCCGCAGCTGCAGCGTTATACTCCGGGCGGCTCTGCGGAAAACACACCTCGGTTTCAAACGTCCCTGCAACAAGAGATTTTGGATTTTCATCAAACCCGGATCGACTCTTCTCAACCTGAAACTCCGATCAGCGCGGCGACGCCCTCACCGGCCTCTACGCCGACTGGATCGATGACTTCGCCGGCAACCGCCCGCCGGGAACCGGAGCCTTCGGCTCCGACCGCCATGGTCTGGCAGTTGCAGAACAAGTATGTGTTGGCGCAGATTAAAAGCGGCCTGGTGGTCATCGATCAGCACGCCGCGCATGAGCGCATTCTTTATGAGAAGGCCAAGGCGAGCTTTACCCGGACAGCGGCCGCTTCGCAGCAGTTGCTGTTTCCGCAAACCATCGACCTGACCCCGCAGGATTATATCTATGTGCAGGAAATTCTGCCGCTGCTGGAAAAACTGGGATTCCTGATCAAGTGCTTCGGCGGCCGCACTGTTGTCATGGAGGGCGTGCCGGTGGGCCTGCGCGTCGGTGCGGAGGAAAAAATTCTGTTGGAGCTGCTGGAAGAGTACAAGGAAAACATAGAATCCGAGGTGGATATCCAGGAGCGGGTGGCTAAAAGTTGGGCTTGCCGCAGCGCTATTATGACCGGCGACAAGCTCTCCACAGAGGCCATGACCGCCCTGATCGACCAGCTGTTCGCCACGCAGAACCCTTATTTTTGTCCGCATGGCCGTCCCACAATTATTACCCTTTCCACTGAAGAATTGGATAAACGTTTTGAGCGCAGATAGGGTTTTTTTCCTTATCGGTCCCACGGCGGTCGGCAAGACCGAGCTGTCTCTGGAGCTGGCGAGTCGGTTCTCAGCGGACATCGTGTCCGCTGATTCGCGCCAGATCTACCGCCACATGGACATCGGCACCGCCAAGCCCACTGCGGAGGAACGCAGCCGGGTTCCCCACCATTTTATCGACATCCGCGACCCCGATGAACCCTACAGCGCCGGCGAATTCGGACGTGAAGCGCGTCAGTGCATCGCGGACCTGCTGCGCCGCGGGCGTGGCGTGTGGGTGGTCGGCGGCTCCGGCTTTTATATTCAGGCGCTGGTCGCCGGACTGTTCGCGCCTCAGGTCTCGGACCCGCAGATCAAGGAGAAATGGCGGCAGGCGATCCGCGAACAGGGCCGCGAGGCGGTCTATGCCTATCTGCAGCGAGTGGATCCCGACACGCACGCCCGGTTGCACGTCAACGATACGCAGCGCATCGTCCGCGCCCTGGAGGTGTATGAACTCTCCGGCCGGCCCATCTCTCATTTCCGCTCCGGCGGAGAACAGCCGGCGGATTTCGCTCCGCTCTATATCGGCCTCGACCGTCCGCGTCCCAGCCTCTATCAGCGCATCGAAAGCCGGGTGGATCGCATGCTGGAGAGCGGGCTGTTGGAGGAGGTGCGCGCTTTGCAGAAAAAAGGCTGGGACGTGCGGCTGAACGCCCTTCGCACGGTGGGTTATGAAGAGGTCTTCAGTTATCTCGAGGGTCGGATCGATTACGCGCGAATGGTGCAACTGATCAAACGGAACTCACGCCATTACGCCAAACGGCAGAGGACGTGGTTTCGCAAGATGCCTGATGTGACCTGGTTCGATCTGGAGCAGAGCGGGATCGAAGAGATCGCCGAATTCGCCCGACGCCATGCTTGAAAACAGGAC is part of the bacterium genome and harbors:
- a CDS encoding DNA mismatch repair protein MutL, producing GTLMAVKNLFFNTPARRKFLRAESTEYRYILAMMNRFTLAYPEIAFTLVHETNTVFDLKPTDLQTRIGQVLGRRTADNLIPVRDENTLAPISGFVGNFDCLRRSRNEQYLFINRRYVNDRTLGYAIASAFGERIPVGHYPLYVLFLDIDPERVDVNVHPTKNEVKFADPKMLYDLVRGAIKRALQTDSIVPQLQRYTPGGSAENTPRFQTSLQQEILDFHQTRIDSSQPETPISAATPSPASTPTGSMTSPATARREPEPSAPTAMVWQLQNKYVLAQIKSGLVVIDQHAAHERILYEKAKASFTRTAAASQQLLFPQTIDLTPQDYIYVQEILPLLEKLGFLIKCFGGRTVVMEGVPVGLRVGAEEKILLELLEEYKENIESEVDIQERVAKSWACRSAIMTGDKLSTEAMTALIDQLFATQNPYFCPHGRPTIITLSTEELDKRFERR
- the miaA gene encoding tRNA (adenosine(37)-N6)-dimethylallyltransferase MiaA gives rise to the protein MAVPQLLPFPLKNWINVLSADRVFFLIGPTAVGKTELSLELASRFSADIVSADSRQIYRHMDIGTAKPTAEERSRVPHHFIDIRDPDEPYSAGEFGREARQCIADLLRRGRGVWVVGGSGFYIQALVAGLFAPQVSDPQIKEKWRQAIREQGREAVYAYLQRVDPDTHARLHVNDTQRIVRALEVYELSGRPISHFRSGGEQPADFAPLYIGLDRPRPSLYQRIESRVDRMLESGLLEEVRALQKKGWDVRLNALRTVGYEEVFSYLEGRIDYARMVQLIKRNSRHYAKRQRTWFRKMPDVTWFDLEQSGIEEIAEFARRHA